The following are encoded in a window of Telmatobacter sp. DSM 110680 genomic DNA:
- a CDS encoding ABC transporter permease, giving the protein MNRFLAIVERELRKFFRSPVLMIMSMMLPIVQLIILGHAYGGHIQGAKVAVVDHDGGPQAVKVQEAFDSVAANIATFKTLPYADENQAKEDVRTGKVDAAVIIPAQYSRRVYAQDAPRIGLVVDNSDQVMSGSLESEMQSLVDALNQPVIQDRVVKNIALEIVELYPYVEYMKYLLSGSIALAMYISVMIGGGMLYIDDKARGVHEGYLVTPITKLELVMGLNVAGAVKALLAGISITVIGSLMAGLGTIFRVRADFNLLLLIIGTSLAFNGMMFLMMVRVDDPLVPRAMFGVLNTLLFFPSGAISPVAAFPKWLQAIAIVDPFTYAIHGFKAILLKDGGFVAIRGDLAYLFCFGIGTLLIATPLFKRTL; this is encoded by the coding sequence ATGAACAGATTTCTGGCGATTGTTGAACGCGAACTGAGGAAATTTTTCCGCTCTCCGGTTCTGATGATCATGTCGATGATGCTGCCCATTGTGCAACTCATCATTCTGGGTCATGCGTATGGCGGGCACATCCAAGGGGCGAAGGTCGCGGTAGTGGATCATGATGGTGGCCCGCAGGCAGTGAAGGTACAGGAAGCCTTCGACTCAGTGGCTGCCAACATAGCGACGTTCAAGACGCTTCCGTATGCCGATGAGAACCAGGCGAAGGAGGACGTGCGGACAGGCAAGGTAGATGCTGCGGTGATCATCCCTGCGCAGTATTCACGGAGAGTGTATGCGCAAGATGCTCCGCGCATCGGGCTGGTGGTGGACAACTCAGACCAGGTGATGAGCGGCAGTTTGGAAAGCGAGATGCAATCACTGGTGGATGCGCTTAATCAGCCGGTGATCCAGGACCGCGTGGTGAAGAACATTGCGCTGGAGATCGTGGAGCTTTATCCCTATGTTGAATACATGAAGTACCTGCTGTCGGGTTCAATCGCGCTGGCGATGTACATCTCCGTGATGATTGGCGGCGGAATGTTGTACATCGACGACAAGGCTCGGGGTGTACATGAGGGGTATCTTGTAACGCCGATTACGAAGCTGGAACTGGTGATGGGATTGAATGTGGCAGGGGCAGTCAAGGCGCTGCTTGCGGGCATTTCGATCACGGTGATCGGCTCGTTGATGGCCGGGCTTGGAACTATCTTTAGGGTCAGAGCAGATTTCAATCTGCTGCTGCTGATTATCGGGACGTCGCTGGCGTTTAACGGGATGATGTTTCTGATGATGGTGCGCGTGGATGATCCACTCGTACCCCGCGCAATGTTTGGGGTGCTCAACACGCTGTTGTTTTTCCCGTCGGGTGCGATTTCGCCGGTTGCGGCCTTTCCAAAATGGCTACAGGCAATCGCGATTGTCGATCCTTTTACGTATGCGATTCATGGGTTCAAGGCCATCTTGTTGAAGGACGGTGGGTTTGTGGCAATACGCGGCGATCTGGCCTACCTGTTTTGTTTTGGGATAGGGACGTTGCTGATTGCAACGCCACTCTTCAAGCGCACACTTTGA
- a CDS encoding ATP-binding cassette domain-containing protein produces MTSHAHTVTPTPDPVHGQAPPAIRVDHIVKKYGEFEAVKGVSFTVADGEIFGLLGPNGAGKSTLIRMMTTLIPVTSGKAIVGGNDVSKDSDAVRRMIGVIPQALTSDQDLTVEENLSIYAKLYSVPRVQREKNIAEVLEAVDLTKWRTAQTKTLSGGMRRRLEIARGLVHDPRIFFLDEPTTGLDPVSRIAVWEMLNNLKKTRNLTMLLTTHYMEEADRLCDRIAIVDHGTLVALGTPVELKQSVPGSNVVEVQFNREDPEWQSRLQALPDVTEVQSQSAGVYRVLTSDGSQTTSELVQMANALGEKLTSLSVQNTSLDDVFVHYTGRQLRDEQVKAVFQMPPRPGAQP; encoded by the coding sequence ATGACGTCGCATGCGCATACTGTCACCCCTACCCCGGATCCCGTTCATGGCCAGGCGCCGCCAGCGATTCGCGTTGACCACATCGTCAAGAAGTACGGTGAATTTGAGGCGGTGAAGGGGGTGAGTTTCACTGTAGCGGATGGCGAAATTTTCGGGCTTCTCGGTCCCAACGGCGCAGGGAAAAGCACCCTGATCCGCATGATGACAACACTCATTCCCGTGACGAGTGGTAAAGCGATTGTTGGCGGGAATGACGTCAGCAAGGATTCCGATGCGGTGCGGCGCATGATTGGAGTGATTCCGCAGGCGCTTACCAGCGATCAGGATTTGACGGTTGAAGAGAATCTCAGTATTTATGCAAAGCTTTACAGCGTGCCGCGTGTGCAGCGAGAGAAAAATATCGCAGAAGTACTGGAGGCCGTCGACCTGACCAAGTGGCGTACGGCACAGACGAAGACGCTCTCTGGCGGCATGCGGCGCAGGCTTGAAATTGCGCGCGGGCTAGTGCACGATCCGCGCATCTTCTTTCTTGACGAGCCGACTACGGGTCTCGATCCCGTCTCGCGCATCGCGGTGTGGGAGATGCTGAACAATCTGAAGAAGACCCGGAACCTTACCATGCTCCTGACCACGCACTACATGGAAGAAGCTGACCGGCTGTGCGATCGGATTGCAATCGTCGATCACGGAACGCTGGTGGCATTGGGTACTCCGGTGGAGTTGAAACAAAGCGTTCCAGGGTCGAATGTGGTTGAGGTCCAGTTCAACCGCGAAGATCCGGAGTGGCAGTCGCGCTTGCAGGCTCTGCCTGACGTAACTGAAGTGCAGTCGCAGTCGGCGGGCGTTTATCGGGTGCTGACTTCGGATGGATCACAGACAACGTCGGAACTGGTTCAGATGGCGAACGCGCTGGGCGAGAAACTGACATCGTTAAGCGTACAGAACACGTCGCTGGACGACGTATTTGTGCACTACACGGGCAGGCAGTTGAGAGACGAGCAGGTAAAAGCGGTGTTCCAGATGCCGCCGCGACCGGGGGCGCAGCCATGA
- a CDS encoding efflux RND transporter periplasmic adaptor subunit yields MNARNRVFMILGLLTLGSLVWYLLTARTSGDLKLIGTVDANEVLVSAKIPGRIQTLNIDEGQSVKAGELIAVVESDDLAAQQKAAEANVLSDQSKLAETVETERQNQGEVSSASVNAEAQVKASQAALAQAQANLEHQKADTSRTVALAKQGIASDQARDEAVTSLNAAEAAVASANANVAAAKAALQQAHAHELLARVSAQTVASTRGIVQNAKALADQAHVELGYAQVVAPVSGKVNVLAARQGEVLAAGGTIATVMDLSQTWVYAPLPETQADSVQIGDSLKVVMPSGATVQGKVIAKSAEADFATQRDINGGRKRDIRTVRLKLLIDNPEEKFVPGMTAEVYVPKAKLVKQ; encoded by the coding sequence ATGAACGCAAGAAATAGAGTTTTCATGATTCTTGGGCTGCTCACCCTTGGATCGCTGGTGTGGTATTTACTAACAGCTCGCACTTCCGGAGACCTGAAACTAATCGGTACCGTTGATGCCAATGAGGTGCTGGTCAGCGCCAAGATACCTGGTCGCATCCAGACGTTGAATATTGATGAAGGGCAATCGGTAAAAGCTGGCGAACTGATCGCGGTTGTAGAGAGCGACGATCTTGCGGCTCAACAAAAGGCGGCGGAAGCCAACGTTCTCAGCGACCAGTCAAAGCTTGCCGAGACCGTGGAAACGGAGCGCCAGAATCAAGGCGAAGTTTCGAGCGCTTCAGTCAACGCCGAAGCGCAGGTCAAAGCCAGCCAGGCGGCACTGGCCCAGGCACAGGCAAACCTTGAACATCAAAAGGCCGATACATCGCGAACCGTTGCCCTTGCGAAGCAGGGAATTGCCAGCGATCAGGCCAGGGACGAAGCGGTAACGAGCCTGAATGCCGCCGAAGCCGCAGTGGCCTCGGCCAACGCGAATGTGGCTGCAGCGAAAGCAGCACTGCAGCAGGCACACGCGCACGAACTGCTGGCGCGCGTGTCAGCACAGACCGTGGCATCGACGCGCGGAATTGTACAAAATGCGAAGGCACTCGCCGATCAGGCCCATGTCGAACTTGGATATGCACAGGTGGTCGCGCCCGTCTCCGGCAAAGTGAATGTGCTGGCAGCTCGGCAGGGTGAAGTGCTTGCTGCCGGCGGCACGATTGCAACGGTGATGGACCTGTCGCAAACCTGGGTCTATGCTCCACTTCCCGAGACGCAGGCCGACTCCGTCCAAATCGGCGACAGTCTGAAAGTCGTGATGCCGAGCGGAGCAACGGTGCAGGGAAAAGTGATCGCGAAGTCAGCAGAGGCAGATTTTGCAACCCAGCGAGATATCAATGGCGGCCGCAAACGCGATATCAGGACGGTTCGCCTCAAGCTGCTGATTGATAACCCTGAAGAGAAGTTTGTTCCCGGGATGACGGCCGAGGTGTACGTGCCCAAGGCCAAACTGGTGAAGCAATGA
- a CDS encoding TetR/AcrR family transcriptional regulator translates to MTFESQITSSPTDRSSETRSRILDAALREFSALGLAGARMDQIAAAAGVNKALLYYHFDSKENLYLAAVEMISAKIRDRSMAVFLRDASPGERLLRAALDHFDRILAQGEFQSLMQQEMMRLHQGQSDVMQVLVKRVFAPLQTMYQAMMREGIASGELIDVDWLQIHLAALGANVFYFLAAPVWRMLMPFEPFAPDVLEARRRAVVEFLGKAVFMDRAHGTELAARVLADTPMPELPTTRHLFGRTDERKK, encoded by the coding sequence ATGACTTTTGAATCTCAAATTACTTCTTCACCCACTGATCGTTCTTCAGAGACGCGTTCGCGGATTCTCGACGCAGCCTTGCGCGAATTCAGCGCTCTGGGGCTGGCGGGAGCGCGGATGGACCAGATCGCCGCGGCTGCAGGGGTGAATAAGGCATTGCTCTACTATCACTTCGATAGCAAGGAGAATCTTTACCTCGCAGCCGTCGAGATGATTTCAGCGAAGATCCGCGATCGCTCCATGGCGGTCTTCCTGCGCGATGCTTCTCCAGGTGAGCGGCTCCTTCGGGCAGCTCTCGATCATTTTGATCGCATCTTGGCGCAGGGGGAATTTCAGAGCCTCATGCAACAGGAGATGATGCGTCTCCATCAAGGGCAATCCGATGTGATGCAGGTGCTGGTGAAGCGAGTTTTCGCTCCATTGCAGACGATGTACCAGGCCATGATGCGTGAGGGGATTGCGTCGGGTGAATTGATCGATGTGGACTGGCTGCAAATTCACCTGGCAGCGCTGGGAGCCAACGTGTTTTATTTTCTGGCCGCACCGGTATGGAGGATGCTGATGCCATTCGAGCCCTTCGCGCCGGATGTACTCGAAGCACGTCGGCGCGCCGTCGTAGAGTTCCTGGGCAAGGCGGTCTTTATGGATCGCGCTCATGGCACCGAGCTAGCGGCGCGCGTGCTTGCTGACACTCCAATGCCTGAACTGCCGACAACTCGGCACCTTTTTGGGAGAACCGATGAACGCAAGAAATAG
- a CDS encoding ROK family protein, with product MPNSRLILNGNLSASNRIARQINRKLIFNQIRVKQPISRAELARTSGLQRSTVSLIVEELLTDRWVVEGSTGAIPRGRKPTFLNVNDQRGVLALDIHPAHAMLAVTDLGGNIVSLDSVKLPADPHKVIRAILNPVQKMLRAHPNRTFEGVGINVPGRFDPGQEKSIFAPNVGWPIGELKSRVEKSTGLSVVIDNVANACALSEVWFGYSDRMHDLVVVNVSEGIGTGIFANGHLLRGEAGVAGEFGHVQLDPNGVKCGCGGRGCWETIASNRAGVRYYAEIAKKSVSSFDDLIQLAKANDAAAKLALTKMCSALGLGMHMIALALAPGEIVVVGDITNIWELAGPAIESQMRHFPLVRAPSIRPAREGSRARLRSAVALIMNSKVL from the coding sequence ATGCCTAACTCGCGCCTGATCCTGAATGGAAATTTGAGCGCGTCGAATCGGATCGCCCGCCAGATAAACCGCAAACTCATTTTCAACCAGATTCGAGTAAAGCAGCCAATCTCTCGCGCGGAACTCGCGCGTACATCGGGTCTCCAGCGAAGTACGGTCTCTCTAATTGTTGAAGAGTTGCTTACCGACCGCTGGGTTGTCGAGGGTTCAACGGGAGCGATTCCTCGTGGAAGAAAACCAACGTTTCTAAACGTCAATGACCAGCGCGGAGTCCTTGCGCTCGATATACATCCGGCCCATGCCATGTTGGCCGTGACTGACCTCGGCGGCAACATCGTATCTCTTGACTCTGTGAAACTTCCTGCTGATCCACATAAAGTGATCAGAGCAATTCTGAACCCGGTTCAGAAAATGCTTCGAGCTCATCCCAACCGTACCTTCGAGGGCGTCGGAATTAATGTTCCCGGTCGCTTCGATCCAGGCCAGGAAAAGTCCATTTTTGCACCAAACGTTGGGTGGCCAATTGGGGAGTTGAAGTCTCGTGTCGAAAAATCCACTGGCCTTTCCGTCGTAATAGACAATGTTGCAAACGCGTGTGCTTTGTCTGAGGTGTGGTTTGGATACAGCGACAGGATGCATGACCTGGTTGTTGTCAATGTTTCCGAAGGCATTGGAACCGGAATCTTCGCGAACGGCCATTTGCTCCGCGGCGAGGCGGGAGTGGCAGGCGAATTTGGTCATGTTCAGCTTGATCCAAATGGAGTGAAGTGCGGATGCGGAGGCCGGGGGTGCTGGGAGACGATTGCATCGAATCGCGCCGGGGTGCGCTACTATGCCGAAATCGCGAAGAAGTCCGTCTCCTCGTTCGATGATCTGATCCAGTTGGCGAAGGCAAATGATGCCGCGGCGAAGCTGGCATTAACGAAAATGTGCAGCGCTCTGGGTCTCGGGATGCATATGATAGCGCTCGCCCTGGCGCCAGGCGAAATCGTCGTTGTTGGCGATATCACGAATATCTGGGAATTGGCAGGACCTGCGATTGAAAGCCAGATGCGGCACTTTCCGTTGGTCCGGGCTCCAAGTATTCGGCCCGCCAGAGAGGGAAGTAGGGCACGACTTCGCAGTGCGGTTGCACTGATCATGAATTCGAAGGTGCTGTAG
- a CDS encoding Gfo/Idh/MocA family oxidoreductase yields the protein MITRREFLDTLAVGGAGLAINSSAKSYGQILGANEKLNFAVIGLHSRAYAHLSSLKANKDAARVAYVCDVDTNTMKKFATDSERELGYAPATDQDFRHILQRKDIDAITIATPDHWHAPMAILGLQAGKHVYVEKPCSHNPAEGALLVNAQKKYGKLVQMGTQQRSSAHTIEIVDKIHNGLIGRAYYAKAWYSNVRKSIGVGKEAPVPAQLDWDLWQGPAPRVAYRDNVQPYNWHWFKTWGTGETLNNGTHEIDVCRWALGVDYPRSISASGGRYHFKDDWQFYDTLVTNFNYEDKMISWECKCCEGMKYYGRDRGSVIIGTSGSVLVDRDGYEIYDLKGNKINEFKAGSVTSSADLTGRDSMTDAHFANFIAGVRKGEKLNAPVSVGNVAVTTLQLSNVAWELGRELQLDPSTGQPRSDADAMKLWGRQYEKGWEPRV from the coding sequence ATGATCACGCGACGAGAATTTCTCGACACACTTGCTGTGGGCGGTGCAGGCCTGGCAATCAATTCGAGTGCGAAAAGTTACGGTCAGATTCTAGGGGCCAACGAAAAACTGAACTTTGCAGTTATCGGTCTGCATTCGCGCGCCTATGCTCATCTTTCTTCCCTGAAAGCCAACAAGGATGCGGCGAGGGTTGCTTACGTTTGCGATGTCGACACCAACACCATGAAGAAATTTGCGACTGATTCCGAACGCGAGTTGGGTTACGCTCCGGCGACGGATCAGGATTTCCGGCACATTCTTCAGCGGAAAGACATCGATGCTATTACGATCGCGACCCCCGATCATTGGCATGCGCCCATGGCCATTCTCGGGCTGCAGGCAGGCAAACACGTATATGTGGAAAAGCCCTGCAGTCATAATCCGGCCGAGGGTGCGCTGCTCGTCAATGCGCAAAAGAAATATGGCAAGCTCGTGCAGATGGGCACCCAGCAGCGCTCATCCGCGCATACGATTGAGATCGTAGACAAAATTCATAACGGCCTGATCGGCAGAGCATACTATGCAAAAGCCTGGTACAGCAACGTGCGCAAGTCCATTGGAGTGGGCAAAGAAGCGCCTGTACCTGCGCAGCTCGACTGGGATCTGTGGCAGGGCCCCGCGCCGCGGGTGGCTTATCGAGACAACGTTCAACCTTATAACTGGCACTGGTTCAAAACCTGGGGAACAGGTGAAACCTTGAATAACGGCACGCATGAGATTGACGTATGCCGTTGGGCATTGGGCGTCGATTATCCGCGCTCCATCTCTGCATCCGGCGGCCGGTACCACTTCAAAGATGATTGGCAGTTCTATGACACGCTGGTGACCAATTTCAACTACGAAGACAAGATGATCTCGTGGGAATGCAAGTGCTGCGAAGGAATGAAGTATTACGGTCGCGATCGCGGCTCGGTCATCATTGGAACAAGCGGCTCTGTACTCGTCGATCGCGATGGATATGAGATTTACGATCTAAAAGGGAATAAGATTAACGAATTCAAGGCAGGCAGCGTTACCTCGTCGGCCGACCTCACGGGCCGAGATTCGATGACGGATGCGCATTTTGCGAACTTTATCGCTGGCGTGCGCAAGGGAGAAAAGCTGAACGCTCCTGTTTCTGTTGGGAACGTCGCTGTAACCACGCTGCAGCTGTCGAACGTTGCATGGGAGCTCGGGCGCGAACTGCAGCTTGACCCGAGCACTGGTCAACCTCGGAGTGATGCCGATGCCATGAAGTTATGGGGACGGCAATATGAAAAGGGATGGGAGCCACGAGTCTAG
- a CDS encoding sugar phosphate isomerase/epimerase family protein, translating into MSSYSRREFLTVAGAATALWSSLPVLSAAQVLKSPFRVAVINDEISQDFDHACFVAAHDFGMSWIELRGMWGKNVMDLDAAQINEAKAILSKYNLKVTDIASPLFKTDWPGAPRSQYGSKEDMHGAPEVTFKQQDEVLERSISLAKQFDTGKVRCFDFWRLDDVAPHRQAIDDKLRSAAETCGKQGILLVLENEFACNTATGREAARTMNAVQTPNLALNWDPGNAVMRNELDAFPVAWELIPKNRIHHCHCKNAIKGAGDKIEWAPVDKGYIDWAGQFRALKQMGYHDAVSLETHWHGGGTPEQSTRISWAGMKSALESAKAI; encoded by the coding sequence ATGAGCAGCTATTCAAGACGGGAATTTCTCACAGTGGCTGGGGCAGCTACCGCGCTCTGGTCTTCATTACCGGTGTTGAGCGCAGCTCAAGTGCTGAAGAGTCCTTTCCGGGTCGCCGTCATCAACGATGAGATCTCGCAGGATTTCGATCATGCCTGCTTCGTCGCTGCGCACGACTTCGGCATGAGTTGGATCGAGCTACGCGGCATGTGGGGCAAGAACGTTATGGATCTGGACGCTGCGCAGATCAATGAGGCGAAGGCGATTCTCAGCAAGTACAACCTCAAGGTAACGGACATCGCCAGTCCCCTTTTCAAAACAGATTGGCCCGGCGCGCCACGATCGCAGTATGGTTCAAAAGAAGATATGCACGGTGCTCCTGAAGTCACCTTCAAGCAACAGGATGAAGTCCTAGAACGCTCGATTTCACTCGCGAAGCAGTTTGACACAGGAAAGGTCCGCTGCTTCGACTTCTGGCGGCTCGATGACGTTGCGCCACACCGTCAGGCTATCGACGATAAGCTAAGGTCGGCGGCGGAGACCTGCGGCAAGCAGGGCATTCTGTTGGTGCTTGAAAATGAGTTTGCTTGCAACACTGCGACCGGACGGGAAGCAGCACGCACCATGAACGCGGTGCAGACGCCGAACCTTGCATTGAACTGGGATCCTGGCAATGCCGTGATGCGCAATGAACTCGATGCCTTCCCAGTCGCGTGGGAGTTAATTCCCAAGAATCGCATCCACCATTGCCATTGCAAGAATGCTATCAAGGGTGCAGGAGACAAGATCGAATGGGCGCCGGTCGACAAGGGCTATATCGACTGGGCCGGCCAGTTTCGCGCGCTCAAGCAAATGGGCTATCACGATGCAGTCAGTCTCGAAACTCATTGGCACGGAGGCGGTACGCCGGAGCAATCTACCCGGATCAGTTGGGCTGGAATGAAGTCCGCCCTCGAAAGCGCAAAGGCAATTTAG